In Gemmata obscuriglobus, a single genomic region encodes these proteins:
- a CDS encoding HD domain-containing protein gives METLIVEVLRTREIQRLRHIRQLGLVHLVFPGGEHSRLVHSIGAAYLAVLFGRHIQEVGRDSITPFLLPDEVAIRDFALAALFHDLGHGPLSHAWEREIIGEDYDEGNWRQGLGLPAAAGAVGGRRLKWHVLVGQALLAWPEGELHQMLESYERGMAERIGAFLLGEYHLPYLPRLLDSDIDVDRSDFLRRDSQQCGVTFGGYDLSRLISTCALGTTNEKTLVVGFDRAKSRRVVEHFLVARRAMYEAVYYHRTVRAAEGMVALFLRRLKTVVRDGQFAAFSRDRIVGPLMDMVAGKVVTLQALLSADDFALHVLVEIVAQADGADPIVVDLAKRIRTRTLFKSVPRSSEQISSFLKSPEAYPKINKALIDSGFKEPESYLVRDHPKFSLLSKAPSEWGYFVDDSGGAAPIRDDDSFRTLSQPLPETDRLFVPEEALDAVARVIR, from the coding sequence ATGGAGACGCTCATCGTGGAGGTGCTTCGTACCCGCGAAATTCAGAGGCTCCGCCACATCCGCCAGCTCGGGCTTGTGCATCTAGTGTTCCCCGGCGGCGAGCACTCTCGACTCGTTCATTCAATCGGCGCTGCCTACCTCGCGGTACTCTTTGGCAGGCACATTCAAGAAGTAGGGCGCGACTCGATCACACCGTTTCTGCTCCCCGACGAGGTGGCGATCAGGGACTTCGCACTCGCGGCGCTGTTTCACGACCTCGGGCACGGGCCCCTCTCGCACGCATGGGAGCGCGAGATCATTGGTGAGGACTACGACGAGGGTAATTGGAGACAGGGGCTCGGGCTTCCAGCCGCAGCAGGCGCCGTGGGAGGGCGCAGGCTGAAGTGGCACGTTCTCGTGGGACAGGCTCTGCTCGCTTGGCCCGAGGGCGAACTGCACCAAATGCTCGAATCTTACGAGCGCGGGATGGCTGAACGGATCGGTGCATTTTTGCTTGGCGAGTATCACCTGCCCTACCTGCCGCGACTACTGGATAGCGATATCGACGTCGACCGCAGCGATTTCCTTCGCCGTGACAGCCAGCAGTGCGGCGTTACGTTTGGGGGATATGACCTCAGTCGGTTGATCTCGACGTGCGCACTGGGGACAACAAACGAAAAGACACTTGTCGTGGGATTCGATCGGGCCAAATCGAGACGCGTGGTCGAGCATTTTTTGGTGGCACGACGTGCCATGTACGAAGCCGTGTACTACCACCGCACCGTCAGGGCGGCGGAGGGGATGGTGGCGCTCTTTCTGCGCCGCTTAAAAACCGTCGTGCGCGACGGACAATTCGCGGCTTTCTCTCGCGACCGAATCGTTGGGCCTTTGATGGACATGGTCGCCGGCAAAGTGGTGACACTTCAAGCCCTGTTGTCCGCTGATGACTTCGCCTTGCACGTGCTTGTCGAAATTGTGGCTCAGGCTGATGGAGCGGATCCCATCGTGGTCGATCTCGCCAAGAGGATACGAACCCGCACCTTATTCAAATCTGTTCCGCGATCTTCTGAACAGATTAGTAGTTTTCTGAAATCACCCGAGGCGTATCCGAAGATCAACAAGGCGCTTATCGATAGTGGCTTCAAGGAGCCAGAATCTTATCTCGTCCGGGACCACCCGAAGTTTTCATTGTTATCGAAGGCGCCGAGCGAATGGGGTTATTTTGTAGATGACTCAGGAGGGGCGGCCCCTATTCGGGACGATG
- a CDS encoding protein kinase domain-containing protein, with the protein MTSLVTTGSNQRSSFTTGQHKMAGLGEKTKSVLESLLDESARIDDTFHPLAKLSDEDWAAMATALDHPWTDENAASLLSKLIEQLSNGPQSPIDCNFIVKFIRAHQNDPDAVIDCINLIPPEGFTIISAMSRTGSQKRVYHAKWKQAQREVVLKRLLGNRTQQELILDRELQSHPLAMRHPNIIATHPLQNVKGDKFLVEEKLPFALNDAWRANGTHEAANLLYDIAQAIAYLHGELALVHGDIKPDNIGQKDGSYILLDFGICRTSCDFTHELSVTGSLRTRAPELFEDGPYPSEPRKFDVWALGATVYKAVTGSFLFIDDNERVPRTSTPAERKAFEGKIRDRMRTQWEQRVRLDSVPDPLRAVLARALVAAPERRATAKELVHLCGQKLGAFLSGIGSGSVAIETELEQLLQHLPRTNAVLRMPAASKQRLRERLRQLRTFSRAARGRESEIDALIELLG; encoded by the coding sequence GTGACCTCTCTCGTGACGACTGGCAGCAACCAACGTAGCAGCTTCACCACAGGGCAGCATAAAATGGCTGGCCTGGGGGAAAAAACCAAATCAGTACTCGAATCGCTTCTCGACGAGAGTGCGAGGATTGACGATACGTTTCATCCTCTCGCAAAACTGTCAGATGAAGATTGGGCGGCGATGGCTACCGCTCTCGATCATCCCTGGACGGATGAGAATGCAGCGAGCCTTTTGAGCAAACTCATTGAGCAGCTCAGCAACGGTCCTCAGTCTCCGATTGATTGTAATTTTATTGTTAAATTCATCCGCGCGCACCAAAACGATCCTGATGCCGTCATTGATTGCATCAACCTCATTCCACCCGAAGGGTTCACGATTATCTCCGCGATGTCTCGAACGGGGAGCCAAAAGAGGGTCTACCACGCGAAGTGGAAGCAGGCGCAGCGCGAAGTTGTACTCAAACGGTTACTCGGGAACCGCACCCAGCAGGAGCTCATTCTAGACCGAGAACTTCAGTCGCACCCGCTCGCGATGCGCCACCCGAACATCATCGCCACACATCCGCTGCAGAACGTCAAAGGCGACAAGTTTCTCGTTGAAGAAAAGCTACCCTTCGCCCTCAATGACGCCTGGCGTGCCAATGGCACCCACGAGGCCGCGAACCTTTTGTACGACATCGCCCAGGCCATAGCGTACCTGCACGGCGAACTGGCACTCGTTCACGGGGACATCAAGCCGGACAACATCGGGCAGAAGGACGGTTCGTACATTCTGCTTGATTTCGGCATCTGCCGCACGTCCTGCGATTTCACACACGAACTGTCGGTCACCGGCAGTCTTCGCACGCGCGCGCCGGAACTTTTTGAAGACGGCCCCTACCCCTCAGAGCCCAGAAAGTTCGATGTCTGGGCGCTAGGGGCAACGGTGTACAAGGCGGTGACTGGGAGTTTTCTCTTCATCGACGACAATGAGAGAGTTCCACGCACATCGACCCCCGCTGAGAGAAAAGCATTCGAGGGAAAAATCCGAGACCGGATGCGCACCCAGTGGGAGCAACGCGTCAGGCTGGACTCGGTGCCAGACCCTCTTCGGGCGGTCTTGGCGCGGGCGCTGGTAGCCGCTCCAGAAAGGCGAGCGACCGCGAAGGAACTCGTTCATCTGTGTGGTCAGAAGTTGGGCGCCTTTTTGTCCGGGATCGGTAGCGGGAGCGTGGCGATCGAGACGGAACTCGAACAGCTCTTGCAGCACCTGCCGCGCACCAACGCAGTGCTCAGAATGCCGGCGGCGAGTAAGCAGCGCCTCAGAGAACGGCTAAGGCAGTTACGGACATTCTCTAGGGCGGCCCGAGGCAGAGAATCCGAGATCGATGCGCTTATTGAATTGCTGGGGTGA